The nucleotide sequence GTGCCCTACGCCGCCTACCCGCAGCTCGGCAAGGATTACGCGCGGGAGTTTGCCGGCAAGATTGTCATCGACGCCGGCAACGCGGTGCTCGCGCGCGATGGCGAGATCGCCAAAGAAGCGCGCGAGAACGGCATCGGCATCACGTCGGCGAAATATCTCGCCGGGGCGCGCATCGTTCGCGCGTTCAACACGATGAACTTTCGCCGGCTCGCGAGCAACGCCAACCGACCCGAAGGCCGCATCGCCATCCCCATGGCCGGCGATGACAAGGAGGCGCTAGCGGTGGCGTCGGCCCTGGTGCGGGACGCGGGCTTCGATCCAGTGATTATCGGCCCGCTCGAACGCGCGAAGGACTTTGCGCAAGGCGCGCCTCTATACGGACAAGAGATCACGGCCCAGGAGATGCAACAGCGCGCCAAGTCGCTTCGGTGAGGCCGCGGCGTTTGCCTAGGATCGTCCGGCCAAACGCTGCAACGTTTCTTTGTTGACTTCGATACCGTGTCCCGCGGTCATGGGCGGGAGCGCCTTGCCGCGAGTCACGGCGATCGGACTGAAGATATCCTGCTCGCCGAGGCGCAAAAAGCCGGTCATCTCGCCGCCCATTTGCGCGTTTCCGAGCGCGCTGTGAAGCTGCATCTCGGCGGCGGAAAGAATCGTCGTGCAGGCGCTTCCCTGGCCGACGACGACCGGAAGTCCCTTCGCTCCGACGACCGAGGCGACTTCCAGCGCTCTCTGAAATCCCCCGATGTGCGTGAGTTTGATCTTCAAGAGGTCAGCCGCTCCCGCTTCGACGACCGCAAGAGCGTCCTCCGGAGAGCCGACGCTTTCCTGGGCCGCGAGGGGGATGCCGACGGCGCGGCGCAGCTCGGCAAGGCTTCGGAGATCTCCCCGCGCCAACGGCTGCTCGGCATCGGCGATATGAAATCGGACGAGCTCATGCAAAACAAAGCGCGCGGCGGCGAATGAATACGCGGCGTTGCCGTCGACCCGGATCGAAGCGTCATCGCCCACGGCCGCGCGGACGGCGCGGACCCGTTCGATGTCTTTTTGATGGTCTTGCTGGCCGATTTTTATCTTGAAGGTTTGAAAGCCTTCCAGCTTGAGTTGACGCGCGCGTGCGCCGATAGATTCCGGCCCGAGATCCAGTCCCAATCCGCCCACCAGATCGATCTCCCGCCGGTACGGCCCGCCGAAGAAGAAGCAGAGCGGAATCCGATAAAATTTGCCCAGAGCGTCGAAGAGGGCGGTCTCGATCGCCGCTTTTGTGAGCGGATGACCGGTGCGAACGCGATGAAGCTCGAGAAGCAAAACCCCGGTCTCCTCGAGGTCCATACCGATGAGCGCCGGCGCCAAATATTTTTGCGCCATGATCTCCATTGTTTCCAGGGTCTCGTAGGTATTGCCCGGCCGCCCTTGAGTCGCTTCGCCCCAACCTTCGATGCCGCTCTCCGTTTCCACTCGAACGATCAACGAGCGGCAATCCTCGAGGAATCCCGCGGCGCCGCCGTAGATCTCCCTGACCGGCAGGACCAACGGGTAGGTATCGATGGCGACGATCTTCATCGTGGGCTGCGCAGGAGAGCGCCTATAGAGGAGACATCCTCGATCTTTTCTAAATTGTCTATCGCCTCCACCAAACGCTCCAACTGCCGCTCCGGCAAAATGGCGCGGGTCAGCTTGTGCGCCTTGTCTTCGACTTCCGCCCGGCTCATCGGATTTCGCGGCGTCCCTTTGAAGTGGACGACCAGCGCCGCATGCCGCTTGCCGCCGGCGAGAACTACGGTCACCCGCGCGGCGCGGTCCCAGCCTTTCCGTTCGATCTCAGGGTCGACTTTGAGTCGAACCTTGCGCATTGTTCCGAGAATATTTTTATCCTTGAGCTTATTGTCATTAAAAGACCCGGGATCGGTCGGATCGTCATACAGACTCAGCGCGACGCAAAAGGGTATGCTGTACTGCGCCATCATCAAATCTTTCGGTCGATAGATGGCGTGGTGGGTCACCAACTTTTCGATGCCGCCGACCACGATTTCGTGAACGTCTTCCGGATTGAAATCGATCTCGCCGCGGAGTTTCTGCAGCGCTTCGATGGGCGCGTGCGCGTTGATGTGGCAAGCGCAGCGCTTGATGCAAATGTTGAGGCTTTCGAATTTCCGCCCCAGGCGATAAGTGAGGTAGGAAAGCCTGGGGGAATCGGAAAACGTCCGGCAAAAACCAAACTTTCCTTCGAGAATGCTTTCCGGCCCGGCGAAGCCTCGACCGGCGAGCAGGGCGGCGGTCACGCCTCCCTCCGCCGCTTTGCCGAGGTGGAGCCGCTTGATCATGGCTCCTTCCCGGCAACGGGAAAATTCGATCAGCCCGCCGGAGTACGAGCCGGCGATGCCGAGAGCGTTGACCATCTCTCTCGCGTTCAGGCCCAGGAGCCGGCCGGCCGCCACCGCGGCGCCGAAAGTGCCGGTCAATGCGGGCGCGTGAAAGCCTCTTTTTTCGAGCGAGTTCCCCGCCGCGACGCCGATGCGCGACATGACCTCGCAGGCGGCGACGAATGCGGTGAGCAACGATTTGCCGTCGGCTTTCTTTTCTTCCGCCATCGCAAAGGCGGGAAGAAAAGCGGTCGCCCCCGGATGAACGCCCGCGCCCGGCTGGCGCACGTTATCGAGCTCAAAGGCGTGCGCCATCGCGCCGTTGGCAAGCGTCGCCGGCGCCGGCTGCGCCGTCCAGTTCTCTCCCAAAACCGTAGAGCGGCCGGGAAGGCCGGAGTCGCGAACAAATTCGCTGACGGTCCGGCTCCACGGCTTCGTCGAACCGTACAAGGAGACAGCCAGCGTATCTAAAATACACTCCTTCGCCCGGCCGATCACCGCCGCG is from Candidatus Binatia bacterium and encodes:
- a CDS encoding NAD(P)-binding domain-containing protein, translated to MTNHAVSNRSHRASHRIVAIAALILALGTLPRTVFAQAATGGSAVKIGIVGSGNLGGAVGALWVKSGHPVLFSSRHPEELKKLVDGLGPLARAGTVREALAFVDVVFVAVPYAAYPQLGKDYAREFAGKIVIDAGNAVLARDGEIAKEARENGIGITSAKYLAGARIVRAFNTMNFRRLASNANRPEGRIAIPMAGDDKEALAVASALVRDAGFDPVIIGPLERAKDFAQGAPLYGQEITAQEMQQRAKSLR
- a CDS encoding enolase C-terminal domain-like protein; this encodes MKIVAIDTYPLVLPVREIYGGAAGFLEDCRSLIVRVETESGIEGWGEATQGRPGNTYETLETMEIMAQKYLAPALIGMDLEETGVLLLELHRVRTGHPLTKAAIETALFDALGKFYRIPLCFFFGGPYRREIDLVGGLGLDLGPESIGARARQLKLEGFQTFKIKIGQQDHQKDIERVRAVRAAVGDDASIRVDGNAAYSFAAARFVLHELVRFHIADAEQPLARGDLRSLAELRRAVGIPLAAQESVGSPEDALAVVEAGAADLLKIKLTHIGGFQRALEVASVVGAKGLPVVVGQGSACTTILSAAEMQLHSALGNAQMGGEMTGFLRLGEQDIFSPIAVTRGKALPPMTAGHGIEVNKETLQRLAGRS
- a CDS encoding MmgE/PrpD family protein, with the translated sequence MTIGATQRLARFAVELNYRRIPAAVIGRAKECILDTLAVSLYGSTKPWSRTVSEFVRDSGLPGRSTVLGENWTAQPAPATLANGAMAHAFELDNVRQPGAGVHPGATAFLPAFAMAEEKKADGKSLLTAFVAACEVMSRIGVAAGNSLEKRGFHAPALTGTFGAAVAAGRLLGLNAREMVNALGIAGSYSGGLIEFSRCREGAMIKRLHLGKAAEGGVTAALLAGRGFAGPESILEGKFGFCRTFSDSPRLSYLTYRLGRKFESLNICIKRCACHINAHAPIEALQKLRGEIDFNPEDVHEIVVGGIEKLVTHHAIYRPKDLMMAQYSIPFCVALSLYDDPTDPGSFNDNKLKDKNILGTMRKVRLKVDPEIERKGWDRAARVTVVLAGGKRHAALVVHFKGTPRNPMSRAEVEDKAHKLTRAILPERQLERLVEAIDNLEKIEDVSSIGALLRSPR